From Pongo pygmaeus isolate AG05252 chromosome 1, NHGRI_mPonPyg2-v2.0_pri, whole genome shotgun sequence, one genomic window encodes:
- the FNDC5 gene encoding fibronectin type III domain-containing protein 5 isoform X3 has protein sequence MLRFIQEVNTTTRSCALWDLEEDTEYIVHVQAISIQGQSPASEPVLFKTPREAEKMASKNKDEVTMKEMGRNQQLRTGEVLIIVVVLFMWAGVIALFCRQYDIIKDNEPNNNKEKTKSASETSTPEHQGGGLLRSKVRARPGPGWATLCLMLW, from the exons ATGCTGCGCTTCATCCAGGAGGTGAACACCACCACCCGCTCGTGTGCCCTCTGGGACCTGGAGGAGGATACAGAGTACATAGTCCATGTGCAGGCCATCTCCATTCAGGGCCAGAGCCCAGCCAGCGAGCCTGTGCTCTTCAAGACCCCGCGTGAGGCTGAGAAGATGGCCTCCAAGAACAAAG ATGAGGTAACcatgaaagagatggggaggaaCCAACAGCTGCGGACAGGCGAGGTGCTGATCATCGTCGTGGTCCTGTTCATGTGGGCAG GTGTCATCGCCCTCTTCTGCCGCCAGTATGACATCATCAAGGACAATGAACCCAATAACAACAAGGAAAAAACCAAGAGTGCATCAGAAACCAGCACACCAGAGCACCAGGGCGGGGGGCTTCTCCGCAGCAAGGTGAGGGCAAGACCTGGGCCTGGGTGGGCCACCCTGTGTCTCATGCTCTGGTAA